In Gossypium hirsutum isolate 1008001.06 chromosome D01, Gossypium_hirsutum_v2.1, whole genome shotgun sequence, the genomic window TGAGAAGCAATAACAAGTCCTTGAGATAGCCACCAAAGAACTATACCAAGTAAGTTACCTGGCACCTTTACACATGGGCATATCTCCACAAACAAACATCAAAGAAATTCCTAATCAAGTTTAATACCTCTGGTTTTGCCCACAGTGGCATCCGAGCTTCATGCATCTGCAGTTCAGCTTCTGAAATATACAAATTATGTTTTTCCTTGGCGTTTGCATTTGCTTTCTTTACAGTATAGGAGGGATCAAGGTATGTACTTCCCTCTTTCACTTCTTCAGGatatactttaccgttatctgtAGTCCCGTTCTCACCATATATGTCTACATTATCTTCTCGCTCCCTTCGCGTGTGTTTCTGACATATATTCCATTTCTGAATTGCGTCGACTACCAACCTTCCATCAGAATCTGCAGTTGACTCATGTGTTGTGTTTAATCCAGTAACAACAGGTGTTGAATCATGTTCAGCTGCTAGCCGTAAAGCATACTGTATCAAACATCCAGAAGGAGAGAAAACCAGAAGGTGGTATTTTGCCTTTGAAGAGCTGCTTtcagaaaacaaaaatttattgtTCTTGCAGTTATGAAAAGAGGAAGCAATGGCCCCTGAAAGGGGACTCGTCCTGCCAGTTGCAGCTGCTGCAGCACCACTTACAGTGCCTCTCCAGCCATTGTTCCCATTCTTTATTCTGCTAACAACAGAAAGTGTCAGAGGGGGTCCAGATGCACAAAGACTTGTTTGAGTAGGTGTTTGTACTCCTAAATTAGGCAGCCATGGAACTTGTGGCTTAGTCATAACACCCAAACTGCTATTCTTATGGGCAAAATCAGCATCGCCAGACTGGGAACTTACAGAACCTCCCATTGGATTGATAGCAAAGAGATGGCTTGTCCCTCTCGAAGAACTAATCATAATCCAGTTGCTATCATCACTGAAACTAATATCCTGTATTACCTGAAATctcaaaagaaagtaaaaaaaattaagaaaaactccaatTGCCAACAACAGATACGACTTATACTCAACATTAATGCTAGTCTTACAGCATTTGTAATACCACGCTGCAGCCGGTATAGATGTGCGTAAGATGCTGGTGCATTACATGCAGAAGAGCTTCCTTGAAGCCCAGGCATAATCTTGAACACATTGATACTGTGACCCTGAACTGAAGCTGTCACAAGAAGGGTCCCACTGGGATCAAAGCATAATGCTGAAATAGGATGCTTGTGTGCCCTAAACTGAGCGATTACAACTTTACTGGCAATATCTCTAACAATTACCTGATAAGCCCAGGGAAAGATATAAAGTGAAGTGTTAAAACTGGTTTTGCTTGTAACCTTTTTGCAGATATAATTAGCACATAAGAGAGCACCATGGAAAAGTCATTTGAGCTTAACCTTTTTGCAGATATAATTAGCACATAAGAGAGCACCATGGAAAAGTCATTTGAGCTTAATTAGAGGAAATGCAAGCCTTAGACTAAAACATATATGCTAATACATAAGATATTGAACAAAAAATTTTCTACAAGTCTAACTTCACAGAGTATTAGCAACTTGCAGATTAAAAATAAAGACTACAAATGGGACCAAATGTGCAAAAGACAACTAAAAAAGGGGGAGGGGCTGAAAAATACTAGTTTCGAATCAAACTTGGGGCGAATTATACATACCATTCCAACATTATCAACATCCACTAAATGACCATTAACAGTTCCATTGCCTTTCCAGCCAGGACCTCCAGATTGTAGATAATTGTATGAATCAGGCAGGTATCTTGACAGTTTCTTATATCCCATGTCTCCTAAGGTTACAATGCCAGAAGCAAGTTGCTTGCTTGATTCTTTTGCATAGTGTGCAACAAGGCTCCCATTTGAAGAAAAACCAGGGAAACTTGCGGAAGGTGTAAGATGTTGTGGACTGACACGTCCACAATCCGAACCTGGAACTGGACTTCCACCGTAAGCCAGCCACCTAGGACCAACAGCCAGAGGTCCATAGCCTATACCTCCAGAACCAGGGAAGCCTGAGACTATAGGATTTGTAAGAATGGTATATTCCCTCTCTAATTTTGCGGCACCAAAACAATGTATCTGCAAGCCATAAAAATATGTTCTCAAACTCTGACTAAACATAATGTGCTCAAAAATATGCATAAAGTAACATACCTGAGCTGCTTGACCTACAGCAACAATTCGAGAACTGCACCTTACAGAATAAACAGCTGATCTAAACTTTAGCAAATGTACATAAGATTGAGATCTCAAGGAATAAAACCGGATAATGGTAGGCACAACACTACCATTCCCAGAATCATGGTTGTTTGGTATGCTTCCATTATAAGCACCATCCTGTATGTGAGTATCCCTGGAGAGCGACCCATCAGCAGAAACTACCAAAAGGGGACGGCTGTCTGCAAACTTGTCATCCGGTCTCATTGCTGGAGCCGGTTTTGGTAGCATTTGCATAAATGAAACAGGACCATCACATTTGGAAACCAAGTCACGGACATTATCTGCTTCTTCAACATCCCAAACCTGGAAACCAGACAGATAACCAAGAAGAAGAACTTGTCGAATGACATCTCCCTCTCCTTCTAACTTGTCAAAGCCGGCCCAATGAACCtttacatcataaacacatttgaCAGAGGAATGTATTACTAGTCATATTTTATGCTCTTAACTTCAAATTACAATTAAGAAAGACAAACCTATAAGTATATCTTCTACATGCATTTAACTGCGCAAAGGAAGTATAGCTTGTCGCATTTAATTTACATATAACAACAGTCAGCATACACATTTAGAATAAACTGAAGTAAACAATTTTTCCAACTCTATAACAAGGAAATTAAAGAGAATATATATTTagacattaaaagtagaacgaaAAACAAAAGACCCTTCTTTTATTTCTTACCTGATCATAGCCAGAATCATCTTCCCTATCCACAATCGAGGATGCCACAGAAACCGCCGACCGTGCGACGGTGGAAGCACCGGAAGAAACGATCCTTAAATAGCTGGAAATGGCACGGAACGAACTCCGAGCAGACCTGGAAACGACACCTCCGCTTTGTGTTCTAGACTGCCCTTGTCCATCTCCACTGTTCCTCATAATCCCCAACACCTAATtaaaaaaacccgaaaatcaaaACAATCCACCAACTTCTCCTTTTTACTAACCCCAAAGGTTGTTCCTTATTACTTTCTTTTAAATAGCTGGGTTTTTCGGGAAAAATGAGAAATTATGAAGAATGGATGAAAACccagaaagaaagaaacagacttttaattgaataaattttcagGGTACAAATATCTCCATTTGAAGCAAATAAAAACAATCTTCTTTATGAAAAACAAGGGACAAACAAAACAAGATAAAACAAAGTCTGAAACTAAACAAGACAAAAAGACCCGGCTTTGATTTTGATTCTCTGTTGTTTCTCTGAAAACTCAAAACTTTTATATTCTAAAAGAAttgtacaaattaaaattttcgaaAAGGTATTAACTGGGGTAAAACGaaaagaatttttttctttttaaattcacaaaaataaaagaaataacttttttttGGGTTTGGAAATCGAATTAATTCTTTAACAAATAGAAATGGGAAATTAAgaacatagaaaaaaaattgatcaGAAGAGAGTGGTTTTGAGGGGATTTTGAACGAAAATTTAGGAAACGATCCAATGAAAGATTGAAATATGACAGAGTTTTGAGAGAGATAGGAAGAAGGTTGGATACTGAAGAGATGAAGTTGtcattttttttccctttgtttcttttgaactcttaaaattcaattcaaagggttttttttttcttttctttttctttcgctGTCAGGATTTCCTTTTTTCTGTGATTTTCTAagggtaaactactaaaatagttatttttatttctctcaggttgtattttagtcacttatgtttgaaatgttacattttagtcagtTACGTTATtgttttataacattttagtcactgagcgttaattgtcgttaacggtgtaatAGTAAACTGATGTGGcatgttaaattatcatttcaacgaaaatttttaggttaaattatacaattggtccttatatttttttcattttgagcaatttaattttttaaaagagatggagaaaggAGGAAAATAGATAGGAAGtagaagaaaatggaaaataaataaataataaatttaaaagaacataaaagaaaaaattacttaaaacgaaaaaatatggaaACCAATTGTATAATCTAACTTAaactttttatttgaaatgataatttaacgtgtCAGATCAGCTTACCGTTATAccattaacggctcagtgactaaaatgttacaacacgttaacagaaatgactaaaacgtaacatttcaaatataaatgactaaaatgtaacctgaggaaaacaaaagtgattattttgatagtttacctattttttttaatatatcctTTTGGTGTATTTGATTTGGAAAACAATGgagttttcattttcattatcttggaaaattaaaaaaaatattaaaattatttttagttttttatataaaaatattaaaaattattttttaaaataaaataagaatatataaaaaaatagaaaaatggttaattatcTCTATTAAAAAtgctttataaaattaaaaactattaaaaataaattaattttaattgaaaatttaacgCTGGTTTACATCTGCAAAATCAgctttaaaatatatcaaatctCTAATCTTAGTATAAAtataagaatttttattttattcaaaaaaaaggaccaaaagtgtttttgtattttttttttgaaaataaaattttgtttttatttaataaacgtgttgttaataaatatcatattatttttaaataaaaatatgaaatagttaattatttaaaaaaaagagagaaacgatgcttttattttttatttttactttttatgcaATTAATAAACTGTagcatttcaaaatacataaaaaaatatttattctttttattatttatttaaaatctttagtttctaattttattttattttctttggaaATATTTTTGGGAAATTTTTTGCATAATTTAATGCATAAAACCGTTTATCAAAACCGTTTAATAAAACGATTAAAGttatatagtttttaatttttttaaaataattttaatatattctaaAAGGCTGCATTATATCTTCAATTCAACCAAAAAAAAACACCATTAAGGATAAACAtgatctttctcttcttttttatttcttgaatgaaaataaatcaaattttctttgttcattttttttatttttcttcttaattgaaaatttaagaaaattagaaaaagtaaaattCTCTCCAAGTTCAAGAGCACCTGCAAGTAGAGGTGATCATTTTGGGTTCGAGCTTAGCCTCAATAGAATTTTAGGCTTGTTTTTCAGGTTTAGGTTTGGCCCGACTCgaataaaattactaaaacccGAGCTTGATCTGACTCACCCGTAttacttttttataatattatttttatataaaaacgaatataaaaatataatatatcaaatacactcaaaatattaaaataaacattttctaataaattgaaaataaattgaaaaaaatatttatacttaaatagcaCTAAAATAGGTGTAACTAATAAGAAAATACttctaaaataatagcaaaattaacaataaaataataattatataatattcaaacaacaacaaaatagtaacaatataataccaaaataacagcataacaacaacaaaacacAGAAGCAAAACAGTAGAAACAATAGCAAAACacaacaacaattttttttttgtaaatttgagTCAGGTTGGGCTCAGACAAAAAAAACTTATCCAAGGCTCAACCTATTTAAAAAATGAGTCTCTCTTTTTTTAAGCTCAttttttgaacttatatttttattcaaactctCTTATTTTTTAGACAGATATTTAGGCCGGATCAGGTATATATGGTTGTGAGTATATAAAGGATTTGACTTGCTTTTATAACGGTCTACTTATTGAATGAGAGGCGAGTGTAGGAATTAGGTAGAAGCGCGAGTAGATGAAAAAAGTTTCTTACACGGTTGAAATTAATTTCCTAATCAAAGAAGTTTTGATGagaaattgttgaattgaattgtgttagatttttttgtttttttggaggttttatctttcttttatcCCACGCTTTCTTGATTCTCACgtagagatatatatatatatatatataattttgggtTTCTTTTAGTTAGTCCTTTTTAAgcataaaaaaatgcaaaaagaaaatcaaatgtaATTAGATTATTACAATCTCTTATAAAGTGTAGAGATTGCGAGGAGATGCAACTGTGATGGgataatttaacaattattgttaTGTAATTCATTTTTGTAACACTAGAGACATGTCCTTTTGCTAGGGTTCGGTGTTAATGATTACGCATTGGCATCCAAATTGTATGTTCAGTCGTCATCTTTTTTATTCTATTATGCTCTATGTATTCCAAGTAATGAAATTTAGGGAAGTAGAAGAAAGGAATAAGCAGAGAGAATATTAGCACATTTGCTAAATAAATACCAACACTCTTAGTAGTCTGCCATTCAAATACGCATCAATCCATCGGAGCCTTTCTTACTAAGTTGTGTGCTACAACGAAATGGTGGTGTGCTGAATTGGGTCGATTTTCAGAAATGAACATTAagcaaaatttgtttaaattgtacGTAGGTTAGTTATTTTAGTTAGCTTTGTAGATATTCTTGTAAATTATAGTGTGAGTCTCATTAGGTGtaattggcatgtcataggatagcAGTATTGCATCTCTATTTATAATTGTGTTTGTGAGGTGCTTAAAGTGCATGGGAGTATCGTTAGTGCTTTGCATGTTGGAGTTCGGTTGGTATATATTTTAGTACTCTGCACTCTCATAGTATAAT contains:
- the LOC107932628 gene encoding autophagy-related protein 18f, which codes for MRNSGDGQGQSRTQSGGVVSRSARSSFRAISSYLRIVSSGASTVARSAVSVASSIVDREDDSGYDQVHWAGFDKLEGEGDVIRQVLLLGYLSGFQVWDVEEADNVRDLVSKCDGPVSFMQMLPKPAPAMRPDDKFADSRPLLVVSADGSLSRDTHIQDGAYNGSIPNNHDSGNGSVVPTIIRFYSLRSQSYVHLLKFRSAVYSVRCSSRIVAVGQAAQIHCFGAAKLEREYTILTNPIVSGFPGSGGIGYGPLAVGPRWLAYGGSPVPGSDCGRVSPQHLTPSASFPGFSSNGSLVAHYAKESSKQLASGIVTLGDMGYKKLSRYLPDSYNYLQSGGPGWKGNGTVNGHLVDVDNVGMVIVRDIASKVVIAQFRAHKHPISALCFDPSGTLLVTASVQGHSINVFKIMPGLQGSSSACNAPASYAHLYRLQRGITNAVIQDISFSDDSNWIMISSSRGTSHLFAINPMGGSVSSQSGDADFAHKNSSLGVMTKPQVPWLPNLGVQTPTQTSLCASGPPLTLSVVSRIKNGNNGWRGTVSGAAAAATGRTSPLSGAIASSFHNCKNNKFLFSESSSSKAKYHLLVFSPSGCLIQYALRLAAEHDSTPVVTGLNTTHESTADSDGRLVVDAIQKWNICQKHTRREREDNVDIYGENGTTDNGKVYPEEVKEGSTYLDPSYTVKKANANAKEKHNLYISEAELQMHEARMPLWAKPEIYFQSMAMDGIKMAEENAFGGEIEIENFSAQTIEARSKNLVPVFDYVQTPKFQQTSNNNGCLLHQRSELPENGRLSCRSSSGSLDFMTENGAAVAELHTGIKETGLNGPNMPL